The following DNA comes from Candidatus Peregrinibacteria bacterium.
TGGGAATTGGATTTCTTGTTCTTTTTCTTACTCCGATTGCAAGCCTCTTCTTTCTTCCTCTTTTTCCAATATTTTTGCTTGTCTTCTTTTCTTACTGTGCTTTTCTTGTTTTTTCCTATATTACAAGCGGATTTTTGCTCGGCGCCGCGCTTGTTCCTCTAAAGAAAAATCCTTCTTTCGGAAAACTGTTTGGATCATTTGCCGCCGGAGTGGGAACCATTTTTGTTCTTGGTTCACTTCCATATTTTGGTTCATTTTTTACGTTTCTCGTCTTCTGTGCAGCGATGGGGAGCCTTGTACAAGTAAAAAAAGATATTCTTTCGGCACTTCGGAAAGCAAAAAAGATTTAGCATCTCCGTGCAATATTCTGTCTTTGTGATTAAGAAAGATGCTTTTCCTAGAACTCTACTCCAAAAAATGGCAAAATAACTCTATCAATATTTTTATTTTATGATATTTGTTGGATCTGATCATGCGGGATATCAGATGAAAACCTTTGTTGTTGATCTTCTAGAAGAATCTGGTTTTTCCGTAGAAGATTTGGGGACATATTCGGAAGAATCGGTTGATTATCCTCATTATGGTGCGCTTGTAGCAAAAAAAGTAGTAGAAACTCCAAAAGCATTGGGAGTTGTTCTTTGTGGAACAGGAATTGGCATTTCTATTGCGGCGAATAAGGTTTCTGGCGCTCGTGTCGCGCTCTGCGCAACATCCACCCACGCTCGCCTTGCTCGTCAGCATAATGACGCCAATATCTTAGCGATTGGCGCGCGTGTTACTGGAACCGAAGTGGCGAGAGATGTCGTGCAAACTTTTTTTTCTACCAATTTTGAAGGAGGGCGTCATGAAAAGCGAGTCGCTCAATTTTCTGATATTGAACATGATGAATCCATTTCTGAGTAGCGCATTCGGTTGGCTGGGAATGGTGGGAATTCTTCTTGCCTATTTTTTGAGTTCATTTCATATCCTCTCTACAGATACTGTGTTGTATTCGGGAATGAATCTCATTGCCGCTGTATGCATGGGGATTCACGTATGGGATCGTCGAGCGTATCCGGCAGTTCTTCTCAATACGGCATGGGCGCTGATTGCCATAACAACCCTTCTTGAAAAGATTCTTTCTTCGTAGAGCATGCGAAATATTCACATCTCACCATCACTCCTTTCGGCAAACTTTGGTCATCTCCAAAGTGATATTAATCGTGCTGAACCATTTGTAGATGGATTTCATTTTGACGTGATGGATGGACATTTCGTTCCAAATTTAACAGCAGGCGCACCGGT
Coding sequences within:
- the rpiB gene encoding ribose 5-phosphate isomerase B, with the translated sequence MIFVGSDHAGYQMKTFVVDLLEESGFSVEDLGTYSEESVDYPHYGALVAKKVVETPKALGVVLCGTGIGISIAANKVSGARVALCATSTHARLARQHNDANILAIGARVTGTEVARDVVQTFFSTNFEGGRHEKRVAQFSDIEHDESISE